A DNA window from Ornithinimicrobium humiphilum contains the following coding sequences:
- a CDS encoding response regulator, whose translation MRAASGVGLDEISTFLGAVAWPLVVLVIALFFRKPLTALLRRDDVQVSAPGGFSISAKSQVVATRALMEAAAKSPETPLTPEDAESGVEVAALGVEALGRAPRILWVDDNPSNNRSEMAALHALGMHVTLSTSTEEALGQMASVGAFDLVISDMGRPGDRRAGYTLLDTLRQRGDRTPYVIYASSRSRDDFDEAVRRGALGCTNRPDELITFVTNALRGPRV comes from the coding sequence GTGCGCGCGGCCTCAGGCGTGGGTCTCGACGAGATCAGCACCTTCCTCGGCGCGGTGGCGTGGCCACTCGTCGTCCTGGTCATCGCGCTCTTCTTCCGCAAGCCCCTGACCGCACTGCTGCGCCGCGACGACGTCCAGGTCAGTGCCCCGGGCGGGTTCAGCATCAGCGCCAAGAGCCAGGTGGTTGCGACCCGGGCCCTCATGGAGGCCGCCGCCAAGAGTCCGGAGACCCCGCTGACGCCGGAGGACGCCGAGTCCGGCGTCGAGGTGGCGGCGCTCGGGGTCGAGGCGCTCGGGCGGGCCCCTCGGATCCTCTGGGTCGACGACAACCCGAGCAACAACCGCTCCGAGATGGCCGCGCTGCACGCCCTGGGCATGCACGTGACGCTGAGCACCTCCACCGAGGAGGCCCTGGGCCAGATGGCCTCCGTCGGCGCCTTCGACCTGGTCATCTCCGACATGGGCCGACCGGGTGACCGCCGCGCCGGCTACACCCTGCTCGACACGCTGCGGCAGCGCGGTGATCGGACGCCCTACGTCATCTACGCCTCGTCGCGGTCGAGGGACGACTTCGACGAAGCCGTCCGGCGCGGGGCGCTCGGGTGCACCAACCGGCCGGACGAGCTCATCACCTTCGTGACGAACGCGCTGCGCGGGCCGCGGGTCTGA